One Tenrec ecaudatus isolate mTenEca1 chromosome 12, mTenEca1.hap1, whole genome shotgun sequence DNA segment encodes these proteins:
- the SPINT4 gene encoding kunitz-type protease inhibitor 4 codes for MKPTKLGFLLGLFICSWWTVPLMGGVAKITELICGELKDPCTMDVESGSCFEIHFRYFYNKTSKTCQSFFYSGCDGNLNNYKLKIECQVACDEHYKNR; via the exons ATGAAGCCTACCAAGCTGGGGTTTCTCCTAGggctcttcatctgctcctggtggACTGTCCCGTTAATGGGTGGTGTTGCTAAAATCACTGAGTTGATTTGCGGAGAGCTCAAAG ATCCATGCACAATGGATGTGGAGTCTGGCAGCTGCTTTGAAATTCACTTTCGATATTTCTACAACAAAACGTCCAAAACGTGTCAAAGTTTTTTCTACAGTGGCTGTGATGGCAACCTGAACAACTACAAACTCAAAATAGAATGCCAAGTCGCCTGTGATGAACATTACAAAAACCGGTAA